DNA from Actinoplanes sp. SE50/110:
ACGTGGTCACCCAGGACCAGAACCAGAGGCTGCTGCGCATTCTCGCCGGCCGGCAATGGCGAGCGGCCGATCGGCCACCGGCGCCGGTGGCCGTGTGAAAGGGGAATCGAGATGTCCGCGACATCGATGAACGGGGCGAGTGTCCGGTACGCCCGCTGGCGCCATCGCGACGCCGCGGCGCACGCACACCTGGGCGAGGGCGCCTTCCTCGACGACGTGGCCGGTGAGGCGAGCCGGGCCTACCGGCTCGGCGCGCGGTTCGTGTCGATCGCCGACCCGATCGCGCTCGGGCCCGAGCCGTCCGCCGAGCACACCCTCGCCGCGCTCTCCTTCGTCCGCGAACTGACCAGCCACGGGATGGACGTCGCGTGGCACGCCCAGCTGTCCGCCGACAGCGCGCCCTGGTGGGTGTTCAGCCACCTGTTCCCACCCGCGACCCTCGACGGTCCGCACGCCGCCGAGACGCTGGCGGCCTGGCGCGCGAAATACCATTTGGGCCGGTGTTTCCTGCGTCGCGGACCGGGCTTCGTGCAGATCCGCGACCGTCGGCACCAGGGTTTTCGCCGATTGACGGTCAGCGACCCCGACCACCTCGCCGCCATCGACGCGCTGCTGGCCGGCCGGGGCCGCGAGGCCGTACCGGAGCGGATCGTCGCGCTGTTCGAACGTCAGCATCTCGTGGTCCCGGTCTGCGGTG
Protein-coding regions in this window:
- a CDS encoding DUF5825 family protein, whose amino-acid sequence is MSATSMNGASVRYARWRHRDAAAHAHLGEGAFLDDVAGEASRAYRLGARFVSIADPIALGPEPSAEHTLAALSFVRELTSHGMDVAWHAQLSADSAPWWVFSHLFPPATLDGPHAAETLAAWRAKYHLGRCFLRRGPGFVQIRDRRHQGFRRLTVSDPDHLAAIDALLAGRGREAVPERIVALFERQHLVVPVCGDVWWAPYRLQRWPLPSWEV